From one Montipora capricornis isolate CH-2021 chromosome 10, ASM3666992v2, whole genome shotgun sequence genomic stretch:
- the LOC138020623 gene encoding uncharacterized protein, whose protein sequence is MQQLKQEREEFPLTLVYSNLETISDCYMYFSEMLGTEQYEPPDAQPIAKNRMFTLFHAQYPNHERQRIITELASGTSKLKILFVTVAFGIGVGIQNISQVIHTGIPYTMEEYFQEAGHCGRDGLPPKALVYFNAYDISQSKTQMADVMREYVTANKCKRETIWI, encoded by the coding sequence ATGCAGCAGCTAAAACAGGAGCGAGAAGAATTTCCACTAACACTTGTTTATTCCAATTTGGAAACCATATCAGattgttacatgtattttagtGAGATGCTAGGTACAGAACAGTATGAACCACCTGATGCTCAACCTATTGCAAAGAATCGCATGTTCACATTGTTTCATGCTCAATACCCGAATCATGAGCGCCAGAGAATTATAACAGAGTTGGCAAGTGGAACCTCCAAGCTAAAAATTCTCTTTGTTACTGTTGCTTTTGGCATTGGTGTAGGCATTCAAAATATCAGTCAGGTAATACACACGGGCATTCCATATACTATGGAGGAATATTTTCAGGAAGCCGGACATTGTGGCAGAGATGGCTTGCCCCCAAAGGCATTGGTCTACTTTAATGCCTATGATATATCCCAGTCAAAAACCCAAATGGCTGATGTCATGCGAGAATATGTTACAGCAAACAAATGCAAGAGAGAAACAATTTGGATATGA
- the LOC138020621 gene encoding uncharacterized protein — translation MEKDVAVELWTNALDSETHFSTYVGDDDSTTIADILSKVPYKVEKWSDTIHTKRSLTTRLYNLKDRFKNPNCSTLSNKVISYYAKCFSYAVTQNAGNPELLKSGINSIVPHSFREHSSCNISWCGFKKCPEGYKHTELPNSKSLHGEPLKNALTNIFSEYATDIVVKKLSPCANSQRKESLNNTIATKNPKTRYYGGSVSNDFRVACGVAQRNLGYGYVSTALEVPNIEPGYFCTSHEDLMDKKVFSDRNRKATKNFKYKRNQLRGQKSSQNSQKEAKEGKAYETAVALNLDTSVNQPTPRTHTHIEHLLENISDNELHEYEKLVPSYYAQPDLPKLTYDPNQTYTFVVFDTETTCTGKNAELCQLSAIHENQVFSKYILPTGNVSTGASRVKKLSVQNINGIRKLLKENQPVETVSLDKALQEFHTFLSQVKCSTQKESCIVLIRHNSSTLDTPILPRRSNENFRSKLSNLNVYFGDSQILVKHLLKDKHPALQLSKSASCKSNQSALYSHLFKEEFEAHDALEDVKALRKILFHSALQMNKEKLVNYSGVISVEEAIASKSYMDRRHEILQTFSGRLFDPRDDNGAIKQSMAQKIAVSGLSHSHLKELYLKFGTKGLLAILSMPPSQSTATKPRVTRTKRISMPLQTTFRKHFRKKSSSFGSIVGKL, via the coding sequence ATGGAGAAAGATGTAGCAGTTGAGCTTTGGACTAATGCCCTTGACAGTGAAACCCACTTCAGTACATATGTTGGAGATGATGATAGTACCACTATTGCTGATATTTTAAGCAAAGTGCCATACAAGGTTGAAAAGTGGTCAGACACAATACATACCAAACGTTCTCTCACCACCCGTCTTTACAATCTGAAAGATCGCTTCAAAAATCCAAACTGTTCAACGCTGAGTAACAAAGTAATAAGTTACTATGCAAAATGCTTTAGTTATGCTGTAACTCAGAATGCTGGAAATCCAGAATTATTAAAGTCAGGAATCAACTCCATAGTACCACATTCATTTCGGGAGCACAGTTCATGCAATATATCCTGGTGTGGTTTCAAAAAATGTCCTGAGGGATACAAGCACACAGAACTACCTAATAGCAAGAGTTTACATGGCGAGCCCCTGAAAAATGCCCTAACTAATATCTTTTCTGAATATGCCACTGATATTGTTGTCAAGAAGCTTTCCCCATGTGCCAACTCTCAACGGAAAGAAAGTCTAAATAAtaccatagcaacaaaaaaCCCCAAAACCCGGTATTATGGAGGAAGTGTGAGCAACGACTTTAGAGTAGCCTGTGGTGTGGCCCAAAGAAATCTTGGCTATGGCTATGTGAGTACAGCGTTAGAGGTACCGAATATCGAACCTGGCTATTTTTGTACATCACATGAAGATCTGATGGACAAAAAAGTGTTCAGTGACAGAAACCGAAAGGCTACGAAAAATTTCAAGTATAAGAGAAATCAATTACGGGGTCAGAAATCCAGTCAAAATAGTCAAAAAGAAGCTAAGGAGGGGAAAGCTTATGAAACTGCAGTTGCTTTGAATCTGGATACAAGTGTCAATCAGCCTACACCAAGAACTCACACTCACATTGAACATCTCTTggaaaacatttctgataatGAGCTTCATGAGTATGAAAAACTAGTGCCATCTTACTATGCTCAGCCTGATCTGCCAAAACTGACTTATGATCCAAACCAAACTTacacttttgttgtttttgacacGGAGACTACCTGCACCGGGAAAAATGCAGAACTCTGTCAGCTGTCCGCCATTCATGAAAATCAAGTGTTTTCAAAGTACATTCTACCGACAGGAAATGTGAGTACTGGAGCTTCACGAGTGAAAAAACTATCTGTACAAAATATCAATGGAAtcagaaaattattgaaagaaaacCAACCAGTGGAAACTGTCTCTCTTGATAAAGCGCTTCAAGAGTTTCATACCTTTCTTAGTCAAGTAAAATGTTCAACCCAGAAGGAATCTTGTATAGTTCTAATACGTCATAATTCATCAACACTTGACACGCCAATACTTCCCCGGAGAAGCAACGAAAATTTTCGCAGCAAACTAAGCAACTTGAACGTTTATTTCGGCGACAGTCAAATCCTTGTCAAACATCTTTTGAAAGATAAACACCCGGCCTTGCAACTCAGTAAATCGGCATCTTGCAAATCAAACCAATCAGCACTTTATTCACATCTTTTTAAAGAAGAATTTGAAGCCCACGATGCCTTGGAGGACGTTAAGGCACTTAGAAAAATTCTGTTTCATTCTGCACTTCAAATGAACAAGGAAAAACTCGTGAATTATTCTGGAGTTATTAGTGTTGAAGAAGCAATTGCCAGCAAGTCGTATATGGATAGACGCCATGAAATTCTCCAGACATTCAGCGGAAGACTTTTCGACCCCAGGGACGACAATGGTGCAATAAAACAATCAATGGCTCAGAAGATTGCAGTAAGTGGGCTTTCCCATTCACATCTCAAAGAGTTATATTTAAAGTTCGGAACAAAGGGACTGCTTGCGATCCTCAGCATGCCTCCTTCCCAGAGCACAGCGACGAAACCTCGTGTAACTCGAACAAAGCGTATCTCAATGCCATtgcaaaccactttcaggaagcATTTCCGAAAGAAGAGTAGTTCCTTTGGTTCCATTGTTGGTAAGTTgtaa
- the LOC138020622 gene encoding THAP domain-containing protein 1-like, producing MPQNCFVPFCHKKVYRENGNKISYFKFPEDKAAMADAWVWAIRRDVGRNFQITKNSRVCSRHFKVSDYKTTLTGKRKLNNDAVPSIFVWKKSSPTKQKPRYRHETSKEFAKRQKKKGNKELKTKTEIETAKDSKLNCNTPSASPSASSREISERTQVETVTNESLSKLKEVNEKLKQELQETCNALDAKTQKMKALESELNETKEQLHRLTTRCQDYEMKSFSFNQLKQSDKLINFYTGFPTVGVFNALLDYCDPGKDIRYWHSSSTSQDTTVLDEFFAGFSPGLT from the coding sequence ATGCCTCAAAATTGTTTTGTTCCCTTTTGCCACAAAAAGGTTTATCGTGAAAATGGTAACAAGATATCGTACTTTAAATTTCCCGAGGATAAAGCAGCAATGGCTGATGCATGGGTCTGGGCAATTCGAAGAGATGTTGGTCGCAATTTTCAGATCACAAAAAACAGCAGAGTCTGCTCGAGACACTTTAAAGTCAGTGATTACAAGACAACCCTTACTGGAAAGAGAAAACTTAATAATGACGCTGTTCCGTCTATTTTTGTATGGAAGAAAAGCTCGCCCACGAAACAAAAGCCGCGTTATCGGCATGAAACCAGCAAAGAGTTTGCAAAACgccaaaaaaagaaaggtaacAAAGAACTAAAGACGAAAACAGAAATCGAAACAGCCAAAGACAGTAAGCTTAACTGCAATACACCATCTGCGTCACCATCGGCCTCCTCGCGAGAAATCAGTGAAAGAACTCAAGTAGAAACTGTGACAAACGAAAGTCTTTCCAAACTCAAAGAAGTAAACGAAAAGCTTAAACAGGAATTGCAAGAGACTTGCAACGCTTTGGACGCaaaaacacagaaaatgaaAGCATTGGAAAGTGAGCTGAATGAAACGAAGGAACAGCTGCATAGATTAACAACACGCTGCCAAGATTACGAAATGAAATCGTTTTCGTTTAACCAGTTGAAGCAGAGTGATAAGTTGATAAATTTTTATACAGGCTTTCCGACTGTAGGGGTTTTCAACGCTTTGTTGGATTATTGTGATCCCGGAAAGGATATTAGGTATTGGCACTCTAGCTCCACAAGTCAAGATACTACAGTTCTCGATgaatttttcgctggtttcagtccaggtttaacataa